In Mesorhizobium sp. M9A.F.Ca.ET.002.03.1.2, the DNA window GGTAAGCCCGGCGATCCCGAGTTCGAGGCGGCTTACGAGAAGGCCACGCAGGGTCAAGGCAAGAAGGCAGTTATCGTCGATTTGCCCGGTCGGGCACTGCCAAAAACCTTTGGTCATGCCGCGCGCCGGCTTGAAACGACAATGGAGTGGTTGGGCTTTGATGAAGCCACGCAGCAGAAGAATGCGCGACTGATTGAGCGTTTTCTCAACCTGCCGGTCGATCCCAACTACCCACTCACCTGGCGCAATACTCCTGTTGAACATCTCGACGCGGATCGGCTTCGCGCCATCATTGAAGGCATCTTCAGGACGAACCGCACAGTCGCCAAACACACGTTGGTCGCCATCAAGAAGCTTCTATGGGTCGCGACCGATGTCGAAAAATGGATCAAGCCGCAGGATGATCCGTCGCTATCTATCCGCGTGCGGGTGCCCAAATCGACCAAGAACCCAGCTTGGCCAATTGCGATGCGCGAAAAGTTCGAGGAGCGACACCCCATCGGTACAGCCGCGCGCACCTGCTATGCACTGGGGTTCTGGCTTGGAAATCGGCGCGGCGATATCGCTGCTCTTGAGTGGGACGATCTTTTAACCGAAGAGATCGAACTGTTCGACGGCTCGCTGGTGCTAATCGAGGCCTTTGATTTCCGCCAGAAGAAGAACCGCAACCGCCATGGCGGGCGGGAGATGTTCATTCCAGTCGTAGACAAACTAGCAACGGCCTTGGACCTGCTCGATCGCTCGAGAGGCGGCACGGTCTTAAAGAACGCCTATGGCAGGTCATTCTCGGAAAAGAGCCTGACCGGCATGATGCAGCACTGGACGCGGCAGGCGGGAATTCCAAGCGGCTACACGCTTCATGGCCTGCGCCGCACCTTCGGCACCTACCTCGCTGAATGCAACATCCAGGCGCGCGCCATCATGGAGGCGATGGGTCATTCCTCCATGACGGTAACAGATGAGTATGTGCGTGAGGCCAATAAGAAGCGGATCGCGGTTGATATTGCTCGTGCCATCAACGAGCGCGAGGCCAAACGCGACGCCATGAAGCGGCGGGCAAACCTCCGCATCGTCAGATAATCAAATCGAGTCGGAACAAACCGGGACCACGGTCCTGCTTTGGGCCCATAATGGGCCCAAAACGTTTTGGGCCGAGGGCACTTTTTGTGAATAAAAACAATGGTTATGGTGGGCCCGGAGGGACTCGAACCCCCAACCAAGCGGTTATGAGCCGCCGGCTCTAACCATTGAGCTACAGGCCCCACACGCGGCTGGATTAATGTTTTTCCCCGAAACGCACAAGGCTTTCCGGACGGGTTCGCCGAGATCGCCCAAATCAGCCCATATTCAGACATTAGAGCGACGTTCGTCCACTTGGACGCACAACGAAGTACGCTCTACCGCTTTGAACCTACGCATCGTGCTTTCCGAACCCGCGTCGGCGCAGCAAAATCGATTCCGATTTTCGGGCCGATGCGGTAGTCGACAAGCGCGACTGGACCGCAGACCGAGGAGATTTTCATGACCAGACATCTTTTACCCTTGGCGCTCGCCGCCGCAATCGCTTTTCCGGCGATGGCCAGCGCTGCCGATTCGCCGCCCCCACCGCGCATCGTCGTCACCGGCGAAGGCGAAGCGACCGCGGCCCCCGATCTGGCGCTCCTGACGCTCAGCGTCATGCGCGAGGCCAAGACCGCGCGCGCCGCGCTCGATGCCAACAACGATGCCATGGCCTCCGTGATCGCCGCTATGAAGTCGGCTGGCATCAAGGAGCGCGATCTGCAGACAGCCGGCATCCAGATCAGCCCGCGCTACAACTACACCAACAAGCCGGACGGCAGCCAGGAAGCCGAACTCGTCGCCTATCAGGTGACCAATACGCTTTCGGTGCGCATCCGCGATATCGACAAGACCGGCGAGATTCTCGACAAGGCGGTATCGCTTGGCGTCAACCAGGGCGGCGGCATCTCGTTTTCCAACGAGGATCCGGCTGCAACTGTCACCGAGGCCCGCAAGAAGGCGGTCACCGACGCCATGGCCAAGGCCAAGACGCTGGCTGAAGCCGCCGGCGTCAGCATCGGACGGGTGCTAGAAATCACGGACCAGAACGTCGCGCCGCCGCCGATACCGATGAACGCCAAGGCCTTCGACGCGGCCCGCGCATCGGTTCCGGTGGAGGCCGGCGAGAATTCCTACACGGTGCAGGTCACTGTCACGTTCGAGTTGAAGTGACGGCCTGAACGATCCGGCGTGGTTCGGCCCTGTTGACGCGCGGGCAGGAATCAACCGGCAATATCGATCTTGCTGCATGAAAAACCCCGGAGGACTGGTCCCCCGGGGTTTTTTCGAGCCGCACCCTTGCGCCCTGGCGGAAAGGGGCTCTACTACTCCAGACTGACCTTCGCAGAAGGTCATGTCTCAAGCTGACCTTCGCATAAGGTCATGCTTAAACAAGAAGGCCGTTGCCGGTCGGCAACCTGCCGAACGTTTACCGGTAGATGACCGTTTACCGGTAGATGATCGGGCAGCCGCGCTCATTGGCGAACACGACCACCACGCGGTCGCCGTACTGGCGGCCCACGACCTTGACCGTGCGGCGGCTGATATCGACGATGCGGACGCGGCGCAGGCCCATGCGCTCCGCCTTGCCGAGGGCACGATCCGGCGAGCAGGACCTGCGCCAGTCGCGTTCGCGGTGGCGTTCGCGGTAGCGATAGTCCTCGACATAAACGCCGGCACGGGAATCGTCGTTGTTGCCGAAACCGAGATAGATGCTGTCTGCATGAGCGGGGACAGCGGCAAGCGTGCCAAGAGCGACAAGGGCCGAAAGGGTCGCCGTTTTGACCGTGTTGAACATTGTCTTCTCTCCTTGTTCAGGGCTTCCGCCCGTTTCGTCGAACCGATGGGAGGAGAATGCGCCTGCGTTTCTGAACTTTTTACGAACCAGCCGTTCATTTCCGGTTCAGGTGCAGCCGAGGACAATCGGTAGTCTTGCACCTCCCGCGACCGGTTCCGGATACTATCGATAGAAACGCCCGGTTTTTCCGCCGGTTCCGGCCGGGATCCAAATGCATGTCGCCCAAAAAGCATGCCCATCGGTCTTGAAACGAGGGGTGCGCAGCGATTTTGGGACAACCACATGCATACAACAAGAACTTAAGCGCGTCGCAGGATCCCTTCAGACGCGACACGCTTTAAGGCTCGTCGTCCAGCATGTGCTCGAAATAGTCGTCCGGCTCGGCAAGATCGGTCTCGCTGGCGCTAACCCGGTCGCGCATCGAGATGCCGGCCTCGTGCACCGTCTCGGCACTGCCCGACACCAGCCTGTGCCACCAGTAGAGATCGTGGCCTTCGGCGACCAGCCGGTAGGCGCAGGTTTTGGGCAGCCAGCTGATGGTACGCACATTCTGCGGCGTCAGCCCGACGCAGTCCGGGACGCGCGCCAGCCGATTGGCATAGTCCGAGCAACGGCAGGTTTCGGCGTCGAACATCCGGCAGCCGACGCTCGTCCAATAGATCTCGCCGGTGTCTTCGTCCTCGAGTTTCGACAGGCAGCATTTGCCGCAGCCGTCGCAAAGCGACTCCCACTCGGCCGGGGTCATCGCTTCGAGCGTCTTGGTTTTCCAGAACGGCGTTTCCATTGCGGGGATGTGGCCCTCGCTGGCGTCAAGGTCAAGCACGGCAGCAGTGCAAATCCAGCAAGAGCCAAAGGCCGGGACCATACGAAAGACACGAAGTCGCCTTCAAAACGTCGGCCAATTGCCCTTCCCGGCAGCTAAAGCCAGCGGATAGGAACCAAATACGGTTGCTGAAAGTTTGGGCAGGGATGGGACGCCACAAGGAGAATTTCTGATGAAGAGCCGACCTAGGATACTGGCAGGTGCCGCTTTTGGCTTGCTGATGGCGTCTACGCCGTTGAGCGCGTTTCCGCTGCAGGACAGCCCCACTTTCGGTTCCCCACGAGGTACCGCAACGCCGTTGATCCTGGCGCAATCGGATTGCCCCGAAGGCGCGGAAGGCTGCGCACAAGACCAGCAGGCAGAGCCGGAACAGAGGCCTCGCAAGAAGCGCGACCGGCAACAGCAGGAGGCCGCACCCGCCGAACAGCCCGCTGAGCGGGCCGCCCCTGCGGGCGACGAAGAGCAGCCCACACCGCGCAGAAAGAAGCGCGACCGGCAACAGCAGGAGGCCGCACCCACCGAACAGCCCGCTGAGCGGGCCGCCCCTGCGAGCGACGAAGAGCAGCCCAGGCCACGCAGAAAGAAGCGTGACAGGCAACAGCAGGAGGCCGCACCCGCCGAACAGCCCGCTGAGCAGGCCGCCCCTGCGAGCGATGAAGAGCAGCCCAGGCCGCGCAGAAAGAAGCGCGACCGGCAACAGCAGGAGGCCGCACCCGCCGAGCAGCCCGCTGAGCGGGCCGCCCCTGCGGGCGACGAAGAGCAGCCCACACCGCGCAGAAAGAAGCGCGACCGGCAACAGCAGGA includes these proteins:
- a CDS encoding site-specific integrase; translation: MARPFKDARYPGVSSRLKNGKLIYRYRAKGMPEIRLPGKPGDPEFEAAYEKATQGQGKKAVIVDLPGRALPKTFGHAARRLETTMEWLGFDEATQQKNARLIERFLNLPVDPNYPLTWRNTPVEHLDADRLRAIIEGIFRTNRTVAKHTLVAIKKLLWVATDVEKWIKPQDDPSLSIRVRVPKSTKNPAWPIAMREKFEERHPIGTAARTCYALGFWLGNRRGDIAALEWDDLLTEEIELFDGSLVLIEAFDFRQKKNRNRHGGREMFIPVVDKLATALDLLDRSRGGTVLKNAYGRSFSEKSLTGMMQHWTRQAGIPSGYTLHGLRRTFGTYLAECNIQARAIMEAMGHSSMTVTDEYVREANKKRIAVDIARAINEREAKRDAMKRRANLRIVR
- a CDS encoding SIMPL domain-containing protein is translated as MTRHLLPLALAAAIAFPAMASAADSPPPPRIVVTGEGEATAAPDLALLTLSVMREAKTARAALDANNDAMASVIAAMKSAGIKERDLQTAGIQISPRYNYTNKPDGSQEAELVAYQVTNTLSVRIRDIDKTGEILDKAVSLGVNQGGGISFSNEDPAATVTEARKKAVTDAMAKAKTLAEAAGVSIGRVLEITDQNVAPPPIPMNAKAFDAARASVPVEAGENSYTVQVTVTFELK
- a CDS encoding YcgN family cysteine cluster protein → METPFWKTKTLEAMTPAEWESLCDGCGKCCLSKLEDEDTGEIYWTSVGCRMFDAETCRCSDYANRLARVPDCVGLTPQNVRTISWLPKTCAYRLVAEGHDLYWWHRLVSGSAETVHEAGISMRDRVSASETDLAEPDDYFEHMLDDEP